One Bacillus sp. F19 genomic region harbors:
- a CDS encoding nucleotidyltransferase domain-containing protein: protein MTELNLDQSNLKWLEDRTIILSPTGSYAYGTNTETSDKDYKGVCIPPIEYYLGLDAFNEYNTTGGKNFRNTKDDIDVSIIHINKFVKDAMQGVPNNIEILFVRPEDLSTIE from the coding sequence ATGACAGAACTAAACTTAGATCAATCCAATTTAAAATGGTTAGAAGATAGAACAATCATCTTATCTCCAACAGGCAGCTATGCTTATGGAACCAATACAGAAACATCAGATAAGGATTATAAGGGTGTATGTATCCCGCCAATCGAATATTACTTAGGACTGGATGCATTCAACGAATACAATACAACTGGCGGCAAGAACTTCCGCAACACAAAAGATGATATCGATGTAAGTATCATTCATATCAACAAATTTGTTAAAGATGCTATGCAGGGCGTACCTAATAACATCGAGATCCTTTTTGTCCGACCAGAAGATCTTTCAACAATTGAATAG
- a CDS encoding YhcN/YlaJ family sporulation lipoprotein, with protein sequence MTAIDDVKRANVIVTDENAYVAVMLSNGAKGEVTNQLEKQIADKVKGTDPDIENVFVSSNPAFFERMNDYAESIANGDPIEGFFEEFNETIRRIPPNARYKSTLFIIMVLIL encoded by the coding sequence GTGACAGCTATAGATGACGTCAAACGAGCAAACGTGATAGTAACGGACGAAAACGCGTATGTTGCAGTTATGTTAAGTAATGGAGCAAAAGGTGAAGTAACAAATCAACTTGAAAAACAAATAGCTGATAAAGTAAAAGGTACAGATCCTGATATTGAAAATGTATTTGTATCTTCAAACCCTGCCTTTTTTGAGCGTATGAATGATTATGCTGAAAGTATCGCTAATGGAGATCCAATAGAAGGTTTCTTTGAAGAGTTTAACGAAACCATTAGGAGAATTCCCCCAAACGCCCGCTATAAAAGTACTCTCTTTATTATCATGGTACTCATCTTGTGA
- a CDS encoding LacI family DNA-binding transcriptional regulator, with translation MATIKEIAKLANVSSTTVSRVLNGDESFSVSEETRNKILSIAKELGYKTLIERHHQKQKVFYRFGLLFKPIIFNNFFDSDYYFSIRKGIEHLCLQYNIELVNNLVTSHDKITELHGVIILGNYSKHEIECFLEGIETKHVVIIGNCPDDSKFDSVWFHTRMAVLQGIEYLQEQGHQTIGYIGANEHIAIPDEDRRVVIFTRYMERNEGLDSSIVYIGEPGEKSGYDLMLKAIQSKKIPSAFFIANDPIAIGALKALNEARIKVPEEISIVSLDGHPFTALTSPPLTTIQVPTEFMGETAIELLLERIEKKREIAIKVTVPTVLIERESCIKQ, from the coding sequence ATGGCAACGATTAAAGAAATAGCAAAATTAGCAAATGTCTCTAGTACAACGGTCTCAAGGGTATTAAATGGTGACGAATCATTTTCTGTTTCTGAAGAGACTCGAAACAAGATTTTATCCATAGCTAAAGAATTGGGTTACAAAACATTAATTGAACGACATCATCAAAAACAGAAAGTGTTTTATCGATTTGGCCTCTTATTTAAACCAATCATTTTTAATAATTTTTTCGATAGTGATTATTACTTCTCAATAAGAAAGGGAATTGAACATCTTTGCTTACAATACAATATTGAACTAGTAAACAATCTTGTAACATCTCATGATAAAATAACAGAATTACATGGTGTCATTATTTTAGGTAATTATTCAAAACATGAAATTGAATGTTTTTTAGAAGGTATTGAAACAAAACATGTAGTCATTATTGGTAATTGCCCTGATGATAGTAAATTTGATTCTGTTTGGTTTCATACAAGAATGGCTGTTCTACAAGGAATAGAATATCTTCAAGAACAAGGTCACCAAACAATTGGATACATTGGTGCTAATGAGCACATAGCGATTCCCGATGAGGATCGTCGTGTTGTTATTTTTACACGTTATATGGAACGGAATGAAGGACTCGATTCTTCCATTGTTTATATTGGAGAACCTGGAGAAAAGAGTGGCTATGATTTAATGTTAAAAGCTATTCAATCTAAAAAAATACCTTCCGCTTTCTTTATCGCAAATGACCCGATCGCCATTGGGGCTTTAAAAGCACTTAATGAAGCAAGGATTAAAGTACCTGAAGAAATCAGCATAGTGAGTTTGGACGGGCATCCTTTCACCGCCCTTACCTCTCCACCTTTAACAACCATCCAAGTTCCTACAGAATTTATGGGGGAAACAGCAATCGAGCTGCTTTTAGAACGGATTGAAAAGAAACGGGAAATTGCAATAAAAGTAACGGTTCCTACAGTTCTTATTGAAAGGGAGAGTTGCATAAAGCAATGA
- a CDS encoding SemiSWEET transporter, whose amino-acid sequence MSVALLGVIAGILTSCSFIPQAYKVIKSKRTKDISIPMYSLCTLGVFFWIIYGLMIKDLAVLLTNIVTFVPTVIILILTVKYQIKSQNSPN is encoded by the coding sequence ATGTCTGTTGCGTTATTGGGAGTGATTGCTGGCATTCTTACCAGCTGCTCTTTTATCCCGCAAGCATACAAAGTAATTAAATCAAAAAGAACTAAAGATATATCGATACCTATGTATAGTTTGTGTACCTTAGGAGTATTTTTCTGGATAATTTATGGACTGATGATTAAGGATTTAGCCGTTCTTTTAACGAATATTGTGACGTTTGTACCGACAGTTATCATTCTGATTCTTACAGTAAAATATCAAATTAAGTCTCAAAATTCTCCTAACTAA
- a CDS encoding extracellular solute-binding protein: MKAKKTFLLVMAFMLVASILAGCMGNKSTETDSGTKVENKSLVVYSNSLSDGRGEWLTEKAAEAGFELEVVQAGGGDLLNRVVSEKNNPLADVIFGLNQTNFETLKENDILVPYEPEWTNELPEGSRNKDNFYHPLVEQRIIMLYNKDVYTEETAPKDWTDLIEKEEFKGKYNIPIDLGGATNQAVLNGILMRYVDANGDLGVSEEGWQDINKFFDNGYKTPEGEDANANLASGKVPISFTYSSGLEGIEEEFGFEAGIVSPEIGVPTLVEQVGIINKGKDQDTSVAEEFVNWFGSAEIQGAWAEQFDTLPVSEKALEKTSEKMKSIHENTTIQDIDYTFISEHIDDWVEKIELEIF, translated from the coding sequence ATGAAAGCAAAAAAAACATTTCTACTCGTAATGGCATTTATGCTGGTAGCAAGTATTTTAGCAGGTTGTATGGGAAATAAATCAACAGAAACAGATTCAGGAACAAAAGTAGAAAACAAATCTCTTGTTGTTTATTCAAACTCTTTATCTGACGGTCGTGGAGAATGGTTAACTGAAAAAGCTGCTGAAGCTGGTTTTGAGCTTGAGGTAGTTCAAGCTGGTGGTGGAGACCTTTTAAATCGTGTCGTCTCAGAGAAAAACAATCCTTTAGCCGATGTTATTTTTGGTTTAAACCAAACAAATTTTGAAACATTAAAAGAAAATGACATTCTTGTTCCATACGAACCTGAATGGACGAATGAACTTCCAGAAGGTTCACGTAATAAAGATAATTTCTATCATCCACTTGTCGAACAAAGAATTATCATGCTCTATAACAAAGATGTGTATACAGAAGAAACTGCACCAAAAGATTGGACTGACTTAATTGAAAAAGAAGAATTTAAAGGGAAATATAATATTCCAATAGACCTAGGTGGAGCAACAAATCAAGCGGTATTAAACGGCATATTAATGAGATATGTAGATGCAAATGGAGACTTAGGTGTGTCTGAAGAAGGATGGCAAGATATTAATAAGTTTTTTGACAATGGATATAAAACACCAGAAGGTGAAGATGCCAACGCAAACCTAGCATCAGGAAAAGTTCCGATTTCATTCACGTATTCAAGCGGTTTAGAAGGTATCGAAGAGGAATTTGGATTTGAAGCGGGGATTGTTTCTCCAGAAATTGGTGTACCAACTTTAGTGGAGCAAGTAGGAATCATTAATAAAGGGAAAGATCAAGATACATCTGTAGCAGAAGAATTTGTGAACTGGTTTGGTAGTGCAGAAATTCAAGGGGCATGGGCTGAACAATTTGATACTCTACCAGTAAGTGAAAAAGCACTAGAAAAAACTTCAGAGAAAATGAAGTCAATTCATGAAAACACGACAATTCAAGATATCGATTATACCTTCATTTCTGAACATATTGACGATTGGGTAGAAAAAATTGAATTAGAAATATTTTAA
- a CDS encoding ABC transporter ATP-binding protein produces MIHFQDIQVKFDDFVAIQNLNLDINEGEFFTFLGPSGCGKTTTLRTLAGFITPTKGKITVDGVDITNTPIEKRQIGMVFQSYALFPTMSVYENIAFGLKVQKYKKDEMKRRVEEIAKVVDLTEDKLMKNVSELSGGQQQRVAIARALALAPKIIVLDEPLSNLDAKLRKQLRKELKKLQLEQGITTVYVTHDQEEALTLSDRLAVFNNGVVEQVGTPEEIYNQSKTEFVCNFIGEANSIGKEIVEEISKKSGKLDSEKKYYIRSEKIKTKVQAGDHHSVALQAKVVSKEFYGTYSQYKYEVIGSSLINIEKEDGNFQYSEGDEVTLFINPKDILQY; encoded by the coding sequence GTGATTCATTTTCAAGATATACAAGTAAAATTTGATGACTTTGTTGCGATACAAAATTTAAATCTAGACATAAATGAAGGCGAATTTTTTACATTTCTTGGACCGTCAGGCTGTGGGAAAACAACGACATTACGAACATTAGCAGGGTTTATAACTCCCACTAAAGGAAAAATTACCGTAGATGGCGTGGACATTACAAATACGCCGATTGAAAAAAGACAAATTGGCATGGTCTTTCAAAGCTATGCTTTATTCCCAACCATGTCTGTTTACGAAAACATTGCCTTTGGATTAAAGGTTCAAAAATATAAAAAAGACGAGATGAAAAGACGCGTTGAAGAAATCGCAAAGGTTGTCGATTTAACAGAGGATAAGCTGATGAAAAATGTATCCGAACTATCCGGTGGACAACAACAGCGTGTGGCTATTGCCCGAGCATTGGCACTTGCCCCAAAAATCATCGTTTTAGATGAACCACTATCAAACTTGGATGCAAAGCTACGAAAACAATTAAGAAAAGAACTTAAAAAACTACAGCTCGAGCAAGGTATTACAACGGTTTATGTGACACATGACCAAGAGGAAGCGTTAACATTGTCAGATCGCTTGGCTGTTTTTAATAATGGAGTGGTTGAGCAAGTAGGTACGCCAGAGGAAATTTACAACCAATCGAAAACAGAGTTTGTATGTAATTTCATAGGCGAGGCGAATTCAATCGGCAAAGAAATAGTAGAAGAAATCTCAAAAAAATCAGGCAAACTAGATTCAGAAAAAAAATATTATATCCGATCAGAAAAGATAAAAACGAAAGTACAAGCTGGTGATCATCATTCTGTTGCCCTTCAGGCAAAGGTCGTTTCAAAAGAATTTTATGGCACATACTCTCAATATAAATATGAGGTAATTGGTTCTTCTCTAATCAATATCGAGAAAGAAGATGGGAATTTTCAATATTCTGAGGGCGACGAAGTAACCTTGTTTATAAATCCAAAAGACATACTTCAATATTAG
- a CDS encoding iron ABC transporter permease encodes MKFINTHIQNKLYLLLVGIILTWFIAAFLILPNVNILYTTFFAEGAFSLEPFQKLLSSERAMKSLANSFLLGITLVFTVNMVGIFLVLVTDYFDIKGAKILRLGYFTTMIYGGLILVAGYQFIYGNTGFLTTLLVKIFPAMNPDWFIGYPAVVFVMTFACTTNHIIFLSNAIKSIDYQTVEAAKNMGASPWKILTKVVFPVLKPVLTTLSVLLFATGIGAMSAPLIVGGENFQTISPMILNFANSMSSRDLAALLAIFLGVTQILLLYVITRSEKKGFYMSVSKVKTKIVKQKIENKAVNVIVHFFSYVLFFIYVLPIAAVILFSFTDTFSISTGTLSWEHFTLENYIKILTDSSAYEPFVISIIYSGLTAIIVVGAMLFISRLIHKYNNKLTTTLEYLFHIPWIIPGILMALGLIITFDKPMPIIGNIVLTGTLSLLLIAYVIEKIPFTLRILKAAYYSFDGSLEDAAKNLGARPIYTFIRVILPIVLPTTLAILALNFNSLLADYDLTVFLYHPLYQPLGIVIRNNTDPTASIDAKAMNFVYSVILMAISALVIYFVYGRGSNKKNIL; translated from the coding sequence ATGAAATTTATAAACACTCATATTCAAAATAAACTCTATCTTTTACTAGTCGGGATTATTCTCACTTGGTTCATTGCAGCCTTTCTCATTCTCCCAAATGTAAATATTCTTTATACAACATTTTTTGCAGAGGGTGCCTTTTCATTAGAGCCATTTCAAAAATTATTATCATCTGAAAGAGCAATGAAAAGTTTAGCTAATAGCTTTCTATTAGGGATTACATTGGTCTTCACTGTAAACATGGTTGGGATTTTTCTAGTGTTAGTCACAGATTATTTTGACATCAAAGGTGCCAAAATCTTAAGACTCGGTTATTTTACCACGATGATCTATGGCGGACTCATTTTAGTGGCGGGTTATCAATTTATTTATGGGAATACTGGATTTTTAACGACTTTATTAGTGAAAATCTTTCCTGCGATGAATCCAGATTGGTTTATCGGTTATCCCGCGGTTGTGTTTGTGATGACCTTTGCTTGTACGACGAATCATATCATCTTTCTTTCAAATGCGATCAAAAGCATTGATTATCAAACGGTTGAAGCGGCAAAAAATATGGGTGCTTCACCTTGGAAAATCCTTACCAAAGTTGTTTTTCCTGTTTTAAAGCCTGTATTAACAACGTTATCCGTGTTGCTATTTGCAACAGGAATTGGTGCGATGTCTGCACCGTTGATCGTAGGGGGAGAAAACTTTCAAACGATTAGCCCAATGATTCTAAACTTTGCTAATAGTATGAGTTCAAGAGATCTTGCCGCATTGTTGGCGATCTTTTTAGGGGTTACACAAATTTTGTTACTCTACGTGATTACAAGATCTGAGAAAAAAGGCTTTTATATGTCGGTATCAAAAGTAAAAACGAAAATCGTAAAGCAGAAAATTGAAAATAAGGCTGTCAACGTTATTGTCCATTTTTTTTCATATGTTCTATTTTTCATTTATGTGTTGCCGATCGCTGCAGTCATTCTTTTTTCATTTACCGATACGTTCAGTATCAGTACTGGTACACTTTCATGGGAGCATTTTACATTAGAAAATTACATCAAAATTTTAACAGATTCTTCAGCATATGAACCATTTGTTATTAGTATTATCTATTCTGGATTAACAGCCATCATTGTCGTAGGTGCCATGTTATTTATTTCTCGATTAATCCACAAATACAATAATAAACTAACAACAACTTTGGAATATTTATTTCATATTCCTTGGATAATACCTGGTATCTTAATGGCTTTAGGATTAATTATCACCTTTGATAAACCAATGCCTATTATCGGAAATATCGTTTTAACGGGGACATTAAGCTTATTGTTAATAGCTTATGTGATTGAAAAAATTCCATTTACCTTGAGGATTCTAAAAGCAGCCTATTACTCATTCGATGGCTCACTTGAGGATGCAGCTAAAAATTTGGGGGCTAGACCCATTTATACATTTATTCGAGTAATTTTGCCAATTGTGTTACCGACAACACTAGCAATACTCGCGTTAAACTTTAACAGTCTATTAGCTGATTATGATTTAACCGTATTTTTATATCATCCACTTTATCAACCGCTGGGTATTGTGATTCGAAATAACACAGATCCAACTGCTTCTATTGATGCGAAGGCAATGAACTTTGTCTATTCTGTTATTTTAATGGCGATATCAGCGCTTGTGATTTACTTTGTATATGGTAGAGGAAGCAATAAGAAAAATATCTTATAG
- a CDS encoding glycerophosphodiester phosphodiesterase family protein, protein MKYTKVLGKLLRENEVLIACHQGSAGGNIAYNTYRSMLNAINQGAHIVEFDISKTSDGVFHVFHENEESIRFNRDEKFRTFTAEEIKEQTLFNMNMQAVEAPPTLKVFMENMKKHPNILLHFDHVQKWGKELLEDLDQYEDQRQSIILKTDVAATECLEALAAHDVKYMTLPKVWNQDNFNKIMEYKDKINIVGFEMIFDDPNADYVSKEKLEQLRQMGYHTMINAIVLWNDRQSLCGGFDDDVSLLENPELGWGKLFEMGFDIIQTDWPLPLKNYLEKKGVKLVYENSKSKISL, encoded by the coding sequence ATGAAATATACAAAAGTACTAGGTAAACTATTAAGAGAAAATGAAGTTTTAATTGCATGTCACCAAGGTTCAGCAGGTGGAAACATTGCATATAACACATATAGATCAATGTTAAATGCTATTAATCAAGGTGCTCATATTGTTGAATTTGATATTAGTAAAACAAGTGATGGAGTATTTCATGTTTTTCATGAAAATGAAGAATCAATTCGTTTTAACAGAGATGAGAAGTTTAGGACATTTACTGCTGAAGAAATTAAAGAGCAAACATTATTTAATATGAACATGCAAGCAGTAGAAGCTCCACCTACATTAAAAGTTTTCATGGAAAATATGAAAAAACACCCAAATATATTGTTGCATTTTGACCACGTGCAAAAATGGGGTAAAGAGTTATTGGAAGACTTAGATCAATATGAAGATCAAAGACAATCAATTATTTTAAAAACTGATGTTGCTGCAACTGAATGCTTAGAAGCATTAGCAGCACACGATGTTAAATATATGACTTTACCTAAAGTTTGGAATCAAGATAATTTTAATAAAATCATGGAATATAAAGACAAAATAAACATTGTTGGTTTTGAAATGATTTTCGATGATCCAAATGCTGATTATGTTTCAAAGGAAAAATTAGAGCAATTGAGACAAATGGGATATCACACAATGATTAATGCAATTGTTCTTTGGAATGATCGTCAATCTCTTTGTGGTGGATTTGATGATGATGTCTCATTATTAGAAAATCCTGAATTAGGTTGGGGGAAATTATTTGAGATGGGATTTGATATTATTCAAACTGACTGGCCGTTACCGTTAAAAAATTACCTTGAAAAAAAAGGAGTAAAGTTAGTTTATGAAAACAGCAAGTCAAAAATCTCGTTATGA
- a CDS encoding inositol monophosphatase family protein: MKTASQKSRYDFALELIESCKIVLEKEKVSIVEEKENEKDLVTNLDKTLNNHIVLAISSAFDDDIVGEEQSKEGNKKNTWYIDPIDGTTNCIYRKREYAISIAYEGEEGRFGLIFDVEADKLYHAYTELGVFINGEPFTRPETPEYGIIHISPSYLKEKKYDDFADKFKGIRYLEVCSIEIIRVAIGEASCFYRKNQKVWDYKASVIFAEIVGLHVEISEDHIVLVGTKFD; encoded by the coding sequence ATGAAAACAGCAAGTCAAAAATCTCGTTATGATTTTGCTCTAGAATTAATTGAATCATGTAAAATTGTATTAGAAAAAGAAAAAGTTTCTATAGTAGAAGAAAAGGAAAATGAAAAAGATTTAGTTACCAATCTTGATAAAACTTTAAATAATCATATTGTATTGGCAATATCCAGTGCTTTTGATGATGATATTGTTGGTGAAGAGCAATCAAAAGAAGGTAATAAAAAAAATACATGGTATATTGATCCTATTGATGGAACAACTAACTGTATTTATCGAAAAAGAGAATATGCTATTTCAATAGCATATGAAGGGGAAGAAGGTAGATTTGGTTTAATATTTGATGTAGAAGCTGATAAATTATATCACGCTTATACTGAACTTGGTGTATTTATTAATGGGGAGCCATTTACAAGACCTGAAACACCTGAATATGGAATTATCCATATTTCACCTTCTTACTTAAAGGAAAAAAAATACGATGACTTTGCTGATAAATTTAAAGGCATTAGGTATTTAGAAGTTTGTTCAATTGAAATTATTAGAGTTGCAATTGGTGAAGCAAGTTGTTTCTATCGTAAAAATCAAAAAGTTTGGGACTATAAAGCTAGCGTTATTTTTGCTGAAATAGTAGGTTTACACGTAGAAATATCAGAAGACCATATTGTGTTGGTGGGAACAAAGTTTGATTAA
- a CDS encoding endonuclease/exonuclease/phosphatase family protein, which translates to MLKKFGLAVMLLFITFLSLQPTPYAAEGNNGKSEKLRVMSYNIHYGHNMNNQYDLESIANVIRESKADIIGLQEVDVHWADRSHFENEIKILAESLNMHYFYAPIYDFPSDQAGQPNRQFGVAILSKYPILKAENRQITRLSTQGSTSEPELLPGFAETLINVKGIKVNVYSTHLDYRPDPKIRKMQVEDMLNIMSESNKEQILIGDMNAIPTSPELAPLFSTFKDTWKEVHDHEGYTFPANQPNRTIDYILTTHGIQTESSEIIESLASDHRPLISDVILSR; encoded by the coding sequence ATGTTAAAAAAATTTGGGTTAGCAGTAATGTTGTTGTTTATCACATTTTTATCTCTACAACCTACTCCGTATGCCGCAGAAGGTAATAATGGAAAATCCGAAAAACTTCGGGTAATGAGCTACAATATCCATTACGGGCATAATATGAATAATCAATATGACTTAGAATCCATTGCTAATGTTATTCGTGAATCGAAAGCAGATATTATTGGATTGCAAGAGGTAGATGTACATTGGGCAGATCGAAGTCATTTTGAAAACGAGATCAAAATACTTGCAGAATCTCTTAATATGCATTATTTTTACGCTCCAATCTATGACTTTCCATCAGATCAGGCAGGACAGCCTAATCGTCAATTTGGGGTTGCAATTCTAAGTAAATATCCAATTCTTAAAGCAGAAAATCGACAAATTACGCGTCTCTCTACACAAGGATCCACTTCAGAACCTGAGTTGTTACCTGGATTCGCAGAAACATTAATTAACGTAAAGGGAATTAAAGTAAACGTATATTCTACTCACTTAGATTATAGACCCGATCCGAAAATACGAAAAATGCAAGTAGAAGATATGTTAAACATAATGTCTGAAAGCAATAAAGAGCAAATCTTAATTGGTGACATGAATGCAATACCAACATCTCCAGAATTAGCGCCGTTGTTTTCAACATTCAAGGATACATGGAAAGAAGTACATGATCATGAAGGTTACACCTTCCCAGCAAATCAACCCAATCGAACAATTGACTATATCCTAACAACTCATGGTATTCAAACCGAATCATCAGAAATTATCGAATCACTAGCATCAGACCATCGACCTCTCATTTCAGATGTTATTCTCTCTCGTTAA
- the istB gene encoding IS21-like element helper ATPase IstB: protein MNEKMNEYCQKLNLSVIAEQWSTLADQAAKNNVPYSSFLFSLLEAEFIERQQRTTKTLIKLSKLPFRKTMDEFDFTVQPSIDERRVKELMTLSFLKNHENPIFLGPSGIGKTHLAVSIGLQAISQGYKTYFISAHDLVSQLRKADLDQQLEKKLRSFVKPSLLIIDEMGYMKLDHHSAHYLFQVIARRYEKGSIILTSNKSFGEWGDIIGDPIIATAMLDRLLHHSRIFNLNGESYRMKEKKLQMEKQKGS, encoded by the coding sequence ATGAACGAGAAAATGAATGAGTATTGCCAGAAGCTAAACTTGTCCGTAATCGCAGAACAATGGTCAACGCTTGCCGATCAAGCAGCTAAAAATAATGTACCATATTCTTCGTTTCTCTTCAGCCTATTAGAGGCAGAATTTATTGAAAGACAGCAAAGAACGACTAAAACACTGATAAAACTTTCAAAACTCCCGTTTCGAAAGACGATGGATGAGTTTGACTTTACTGTTCAACCTTCAATTGACGAACGGAGAGTAAAAGAACTGATGACATTATCATTCTTAAAGAATCATGAGAATCCTATTTTTCTAGGTCCATCAGGCATTGGGAAAACTCACTTGGCAGTTTCTATTGGGCTGCAAGCTATATCACAAGGCTACAAAACATACTTTATTTCCGCACATGACTTAGTATCACAATTAAGGAAAGCTGACCTTGATCAGCAGTTGGAAAAGAAACTGCGTTCTTTTGTAAAACCTAGTCTTCTAATCATTGATGAAATGGGTTATATGAAACTCGATCATCATAGTGCTCATTATTTATTTCAAGTCATTGCCCGACGGTATGAGAAAGGTTCAATTATCTTAACATCAAACAAGTCATTTGGAGAATGGGGAGATATTATTGGTGATCCAATCATCGCGACCGCTATGTTAGATAGACTCTTACACCACTCAAGAATATTTAACCTAAACGGAGAAAGTTATCGTATGAAAGAAAAAAAACTGCAGATGGAAAAACAGAAGGGTTCGTAA